In Streptomyces puniciscabiei, a single genomic region encodes these proteins:
- a CDS encoding YggT family protein: MSVFVTVVHTALLVFLAVLIFRLVMDYVFQFARSWQPGKAMVVVLEATYTVTDPPLKLLRRFIPPLRLGGVALDLSFFVLMIIVYILLSITGSFM, encoded by the coding sequence ATGAGCGTGTTCGTCACGGTGGTCCACACCGCGCTGTTGGTGTTCCTCGCCGTGCTCATCTTCCGGCTGGTCATGGATTACGTGTTCCAGTTCGCCCGCTCGTGGCAACCCGGCAAGGCGATGGTGGTCGTACTGGAGGCCACCTACACTGTCACCGATCCACCGCTGAAGCTTCTGCGGCGGTTCATCCCGCCGCTGCGTCTCGGGGGCGTGGCGCTCGACCTGTCCTTCTTCGTACTGATGATCATCGTCTACATCCTCCTCTCCATCACGGGGAGCTTCATGTGA
- a CDS encoding cell division protein SepF: protein MAGAMRKMAVYLGLVEDDGYDGRGFDPDDDFEPELDPEPERDHRRHESSHQSHGAHQSQRDEEVRIVQPPAPREPVVRSTALAAESGRPARIAPVASITQERQSLEKNAPVIMPKVVSEREPYRITTLHPRTYNEARTIGEHFREGTPVIMNLTEMDDTDAKRLVDFAAGLVFGLHGSIERVTQKVFLLSPANVDVTAEDKARIAEGGFFNQS from the coding sequence ATGGCCGGCGCGATGCGCAAGATGGCGGTCTACCTCGGCCTCGTGGAGGACGATGGGTACGACGGCCGCGGATTCGACCCCGACGACGACTTCGAGCCCGAGTTGGACCCGGAACCGGAGCGGGATCATCGACGGCACGAATCGTCACACCAATCGCACGGCGCACATCAGTCCCAAAGGGACGAAGAGGTGCGAATCGTGCAACCGCCCGCGCCGCGCGAGCCGGTGGTCCGTTCGACGGCCCTCGCCGCGGAATCCGGACGTCCGGCGCGCATCGCGCCCGTGGCATCCATCACACAAGAACGTCAGTCCCTCGAGAAGAACGCACCGGTGATCATGCCCAAGGTTGTGTCCGAGCGAGAGCCTTACCGGATCACCACGCTTCACCCCCGGACCTACAACGAAGCCCGTACCATCGGGGAACACTTCCGTGAGGGCACCCCGGTGATCATGAATCTGACTGAGATGGATGACACAGACGCGAAGCGACTTGTCGACTTTGCGGCCGGTTTGGTGTTTGGTCTTCACGGCAGCATCGAGCGGGTGACGCAGAAGGTGTTCCTGTTGTCTCCTGCTAACGTCGATGTCACGGCGGAGGACAAGGCCCGCATCGCAGAGGGCGGGTTCTTCAACCAGAGCTGA
- the pgeF gene encoding peptidoglycan editing factor PgeF — translation MIGERESVSGAHFAFTDRWGGVSAAPYEELNLGGAVGDDPEAVRANRDIAAKSLGLDPGRVVWMNQVHGAAVAVVDEPWEDRPVPEVDAIVTARRGLALAVLTADCVPVLLADPVAGVVAAAHAGRPGMVKGVVPAAVRAMAELGAEPGRIVARTGPAVCGRCYEVPEAMRAEVAAVEPVAHAETSWGTPAVDVSAGVHAQLDRLGVRDRAHSPECTLESGDHFSYRRDRTTGRLAGYVWLD, via the coding sequence GTGATAGGAGAGCGCGAGAGCGTGAGCGGCGCGCACTTCGCCTTCACCGACCGGTGGGGCGGGGTGAGCGCCGCTCCGTATGAGGAGCTGAACCTCGGCGGCGCGGTCGGCGACGACCCCGAGGCGGTACGGGCCAACCGGGACATCGCCGCCAAGTCGCTCGGCCTCGACCCCGGCCGGGTCGTCTGGATGAACCAGGTGCACGGCGCCGCCGTGGCCGTGGTGGACGAGCCCTGGGAAGACCGCCCGGTGCCGGAGGTCGACGCGATCGTCACCGCGCGCCGCGGACTCGCCCTCGCCGTCCTCACCGCCGACTGTGTGCCGGTGCTGCTCGCCGATCCCGTCGCCGGGGTCGTGGCGGCGGCGCACGCGGGCCGGCCCGGCATGGTCAAGGGGGTCGTCCCCGCCGCGGTACGGGCCATGGCCGAACTCGGCGCCGAGCCGGGCCGGATCGTCGCCCGCACCGGACCGGCCGTCTGCGGGCGGTGCTACGAGGTGCCGGAGGCGATGCGCGCCGAGGTGGCGGCCGTCGAGCCGGTGGCGCACGCCGAGACGAGCTGGGGCACGCCGGCGGTCGACGTGAGCGCCGGGGTGCACGCGCAGCTCGACCGGCTCGGGGTGCGCGACCGGGCGCATTCGCCGGAGTGCACGCTGGAGTCGGGCGACCACTTCTCGTACCGCCGTGACCGCACCACCGGGCGGCTCGCGGGCTATGTGTGGCTGGACTGA
- the ileS gene encoding isoleucine--tRNA ligase, which produces MTAPTYRQVPAQVDLPALEHAVLDFWREQKIFAKSLEQSEGRPEWVFYEGPPTANGMPGAHHIEARVFKDVFPRFRTMRGYHVARKAGWDCHGLPVELAVEKELGFSGKQDIEAYGIAEFNAKCRESVTRHTDAFAELTTRMGYWVDLDDAYRTMDPEYVESVWWSLKEIFTKGLLVQDHRVAPWCPRCGTGLSDHELAQGYETVVDPSVYVRFPLTSGPLAGEAALLVWTTTPWTLVSNTAVAAHPEVTYVVATDGEEKLVVAEPLLAKALGEGWEATGQTFTGAEMERWNYQRPFELVEFPEPAHYVVNADYVTTEDGTGLVHQSPAFGEDDLKVCRAYGLPVVNPVRPDGTFEKDVPLVGGVFFKKADEKLTEDLQQRGLLFRHVAYEHSYPHCWRCHTALLYYAQPSWYIRTTAIKDRLIQENEKTNWFPETVKHGRYGDWLNNNIDWALSRNRYWGTPLPIWRCEDDHLTCVGSRAELTELTGTDQSGLDPHRPYIDEVTFACRHDGCGKTATRVPEVIDAWYDSGSMPFAQWGYPYKNKELFESRYPAQFISEAIDQTRGWFYTLMAVGTLVFDKSSYENVVCLGHILAEDGRKMSKHLGNILQPIPLMDQHGADAVRWFMAAGGSPWAARRVGHGTIQEVVRKTLLTYWNTVAFQALYARTSQWAPGAADPAPAERPVLDRWLLSELHALTDQVTQSLEAYDTQRAGKLLSAFVDDLSNWYVRRSRRRFWQGDKAALRTLHEVLETVTKLMAPITPFIAERVWQDLVVPVTPGAPESVHLAAWPEADLAAIDPELSKQMVLVRRLVELGRATRAESGVKTRQPLSRALIAATGFESLDPELHAQITEELNVSSLASLSEVGGSLVDTTAKANFRALGKRFGKRVQDVAKAIAAADAAALSLSLRAGTASVEVDGETVTLAPDEVIITETPREGWSVASDSGATVALDLEITEELRQAGLARDAIRLIQEARKNSGLDVADRIALRWASTEPAVVAALAEHSELIAEEVLSTDFQQGEGDDSFGEPFTDEGLSLTFRLRKA; this is translated from the coding sequence GCGCGTCTTCAAGGACGTCTTCCCGCGCTTCCGCACCATGCGCGGCTACCACGTGGCCCGCAAGGCCGGCTGGGACTGTCACGGCCTGCCCGTGGAGCTCGCCGTCGAGAAGGAGCTGGGCTTCTCCGGCAAGCAGGACATCGAGGCGTACGGCATCGCCGAGTTCAACGCCAAGTGCCGCGAGTCCGTGACCCGGCACACCGACGCCTTCGCCGAGCTGACGACCCGCATGGGCTACTGGGTCGACCTGGACGACGCCTACCGGACCATGGACCCCGAGTACGTGGAGTCGGTCTGGTGGTCGCTGAAGGAGATCTTCACCAAGGGCCTGCTGGTCCAGGACCACCGCGTCGCCCCCTGGTGCCCGCGCTGCGGCACCGGCCTGTCCGACCACGAGCTGGCGCAGGGCTACGAGACGGTCGTCGACCCCTCCGTGTACGTCCGTTTCCCGCTCACCTCCGGTCCGCTGGCCGGCGAGGCCGCGCTCCTGGTGTGGACGACGACCCCCTGGACCCTGGTGTCCAACACGGCGGTCGCCGCGCACCCGGAGGTCACCTACGTCGTCGCGACCGACGGCGAGGAGAAGCTCGTCGTCGCCGAGCCGCTGCTCGCCAAGGCGCTCGGCGAGGGCTGGGAGGCCACCGGCCAGACCTTCACCGGCGCCGAGATGGAGCGCTGGAACTACCAACGTCCGTTCGAGCTCGTCGAGTTCCCGGAGCCGGCGCACTACGTGGTCAACGCGGACTACGTGACGACCGAGGACGGTACGGGTCTGGTCCACCAGTCCCCCGCCTTCGGTGAGGACGACCTCAAGGTCTGCCGTGCCTACGGCCTGCCCGTCGTGAACCCGGTCCGCCCGGACGGCACCTTCGAGAAGGACGTCCCGCTGGTCGGCGGCGTCTTCTTCAAGAAGGCGGACGAAAAGCTCACCGAGGACCTCCAGCAGCGCGGCCTGCTCTTCAGGCACGTCGCGTACGAGCACAGCTACCCGCACTGCTGGCGCTGCCACACCGCGCTGCTCTACTACGCGCAGCCCTCCTGGTACATCCGCACGACGGCCATCAAGGACCGCCTGATCCAGGAGAACGAGAAGACCAACTGGTTCCCGGAGACGGTCAAGCACGGCCGGTACGGCGACTGGCTGAACAACAACATCGACTGGGCGCTGTCCCGCAACCGCTACTGGGGCACCCCGCTGCCGATCTGGCGCTGCGAGGACGACCACCTCACCTGCGTGGGCTCCCGCGCGGAACTGACCGAGCTGACCGGCACCGACCAGTCGGGCCTCGACCCGCACCGCCCGTACATCGACGAGGTCACCTTCGCCTGCCGTCACGACGGCTGCGGCAAGACCGCCACGCGCGTGCCCGAAGTGATCGACGCCTGGTACGACTCGGGTTCCATGCCGTTCGCGCAGTGGGGCTACCCGTACAAGAACAAGGAGCTGTTCGAGAGCCGGTACCCGGCTCAGTTCATCTCCGAGGCGATCGACCAGACCCGCGGCTGGTTCTACACCCTGATGGCCGTCGGCACGCTGGTCTTCGACAAGTCGTCGTACGAGAACGTCGTCTGCCTGGGCCACATCCTGGCCGAGGACGGCCGCAAGATGTCCAAGCACCTGGGCAACATCCTCCAGCCGATCCCGCTCATGGACCAGCACGGCGCGGACGCGGTCCGCTGGTTCATGGCGGCCGGCGGTTCCCCGTGGGCGGCCCGCCGGGTCGGCCACGGCACCATCCAGGAGGTCGTCCGCAAGACCCTGCTGACGTACTGGAACACGGTGGCCTTCCAGGCGCTGTACGCCCGTACGTCCCAGTGGGCGCCCGGCGCGGCGGACCCGGCGCCGGCCGAGCGCCCGGTGCTGGACCGCTGGCTGCTGTCCGAGCTGCACGCGCTGACCGACCAGGTGACACAGTCCCTGGAGGCGTACGACACCCAGCGCGCCGGCAAGCTGCTGTCCGCGTTCGTCGACGACCTGTCCAACTGGTACGTCCGCCGTTCGCGCCGCCGCTTCTGGCAGGGCGACAAGGCCGCGCTGCGCACGCTGCACGAGGTGCTGGAGACGGTCACCAAGCTGATGGCGCCGATCACCCCGTTCATCGCCGAGCGGGTGTGGCAGGACCTGGTCGTGCCGGTGACCCCGGGCGCGCCCGAGTCCGTGCACCTGGCCGCCTGGCCGGAGGCGGACCTCGCCGCGATCGACCCGGAGCTGTCCAAGCAGATGGTGCTGGTGCGCCGGCTGGTGGAGCTGGGCCGGGCCACGCGCGCGGAGTCCGGCGTCAAGACGCGTCAGCCGCTGTCCCGCGCGCTGATCGCGGCGACCGGCTTCGAGTCCCTGGACCCCGAGCTGCACGCCCAGATCACCGAGGAGCTGAACGTCTCCTCGCTGGCGTCGCTGTCCGAGGTGGGCGGCAGCCTGGTGGACACGACGGCCAAGGCCAACTTCCGTGCACTGGGCAAGCGGTTCGGCAAGCGGGTGCAGGACGTGGCCAAGGCGATCGCCGCCGCCGACGCGGCCGCGCTGTCCCTGTCGCTGCGTGCGGGCACGGCCTCCGTGGAGGTCGACGGTGAGACGGTCACCCTCGCCCCGGACGAGGTGATCATCACGGAAACCCCGCGCGAGGGCTGGTCGGTGGCCTCCGACTCCGGTGCCACGGTGGCGCTGGACCTGGAGATCACCGAGGAGCTCCGGCAGGCCGGCCTGGCCCGTGACGCGATCCGGCTGATCCAGGAGGCCCGCAAGAACAGCGGCCTGGATGTGGCCGACCGGATCGCTCTGCGCTGGGCGTCGACCGAGCCCGCGGTGGTCGCCGCGCTGGCCGAGCACAGCGAGCTGATCGCCGAGGAGGTCTTGTCGACCGACTTCCAGCAGGGTGAGGGCGACGACAGCTTCGGTGAGCCGTTCACCGACGAGGGACTGTCTCTCACGTTCCGGCTGCGGAAGGCGTAA
- a CDS encoding YggS family pyridoxal phosphate-dependent enzyme, with amino-acid sequence MTDRKTELAANLAKVEERITAACVAAGREREEVTLIVVTKTYPASDVRILSELGVRHVAENRDQDAAPKAAACADLPLKWHFVGQLQTNKVRSVVGYADVVQSVDRPRLVTALSNEAVRAGREVGCLIQVALDAGESGRGERGGVAPGGIEELADLVGEAPGLRLDGLMTVAPLTGEYAGREQAAFERLMDLSTDLRRAHPAATMVSAGMSADLEQAVAAGATHVRVGTAVLGVRPRLG; translated from the coding sequence ATGACGGACCGTAAGACCGAACTCGCCGCAAACCTGGCGAAAGTGGAAGAGCGCATCACCGCCGCGTGTGTGGCGGCCGGGCGCGAGCGGGAGGAGGTGACCCTCATCGTGGTCACCAAGACCTACCCGGCGAGCGATGTGCGGATCCTGTCGGAACTCGGTGTGCGCCACGTCGCCGAGAACCGCGACCAGGACGCGGCACCGAAGGCCGCGGCATGTGCGGATCTGCCCCTCAAATGGCACTTTGTCGGCCAGTTGCAGACCAACAAAGTCCGTTCCGTGGTCGGTTACGCGGATGTCGTGCAGTCCGTGGATCGTCCCAGGCTCGTCACGGCTCTGTCGAACGAGGCCGTGCGGGCGGGCCGTGAGGTGGGGTGTCTCATCCAGGTCGCGCTCGACGCCGGGGAGAGCGGCAGGGGCGAGCGCGGAGGCGTGGCCCCGGGCGGAATCGAAGAGTTGGCCGATCTCGTCGGCGAGGCGCCGGGGCTGCGGCTCGACGGCCTGATGACCGTCGCTCCGCTCACCGGCGAGTACGCGGGACGCGAACAGGCGGCGTTTGAACGCCTCATGGATTTGTCGACCGACCTGCGCCGAGCCCATCCGGCTGCAACCATGGTGTCGGCAGGGATGAGTGCGGACCTCGAACAGGCCGTGGCCGCCGGGGCGACACATGTGCGCGTCGGCACTGCGGTACTCGGAGTCCGCCCCAGGCTCGGGTAA
- a CDS encoding DivIVA domain-containing protein, protein MPLTPEDVRNKQFTTVRLREGYDEDEVDAFLDEVEAELTRLLRENEDLRAKLAAATRAAAQNQQNMRKGPPEQDQQQHPQQQGMRGPGAPVPAGISGPPQQQMGGPMGGPPQLPSGAPQLPAGPGGQGGPQGPGPMGQGPMGQGPMGGQPPMQQMGGPMGGPMGGPMGGPGQGPGGDSAARVLSLAQQTADQAIAEARSEANKIVGEARSRAEGLERDARAKADALERDAQEKHRVAMGSLESARATLERKVEDLRGFEREYRTRLKSYLESQLRQLETQADDSLAPPRTPATASLPPSPAPSMAPAGASAPSYGGNQTMGGNPGPSAPSYGGQQQMTPAMTQPMAPVRPQGPSPMGQAPSPMRGFLIDEDDN, encoded by the coding sequence ATGCCGTTGACCCCCGAGGACGTGCGGAACAAGCAGTTCACGACCGTCCGCCTCCGAGAAGGCTATGACGAGGACGAGGTCGATGCCTTCCTCGACGAGGTCGAAGCCGAACTGACCCGTCTGCTCCGCGAGAACGAGGACCTGCGCGCCAAGCTGGCCGCGGCGACCCGTGCGGCCGCGCAGAACCAGCAGAACATGCGCAAGGGCCCGCCGGAGCAGGACCAGCAGCAGCACCCGCAGCAGCAGGGCATGCGAGGTCCCGGCGCGCCGGTGCCCGCCGGCATATCGGGCCCGCCGCAGCAGCAGATGGGCGGCCCCATGGGAGGCCCGCCCCAGCTGCCGAGCGGTGCCCCGCAGCTGCCCGCCGGTCCCGGCGGTCAGGGCGGCCCGCAGGGTCCCGGCCCGATGGGCCAGGGTCCGATGGGTCAGGGCCCGATGGGCGGCCAGCCGCCCATGCAGCAGATGGGTGGCCCGATGGGCGGCCCCATGGGCGGTCCGATGGGCGGCCCCGGTCAGGGCCCCGGTGGCGACAGCGCCGCCCGAGTCCTCTCGCTGGCCCAGCAGACCGCCGACCAGGCGATCGCCGAGGCCCGCTCCGAGGCCAACAAGATCGTCGGCGAGGCCCGCAGCCGCGCCGAGGGTCTGGAGCGTGACGCCCGTGCCAAGGCCGACGCCCTGGAGCGGGACGCGCAGGAGAAGCACCGCGTCGCGATGGGCTCCCTGGAGTCCGCCCGCGCCACGCTGGAGCGCAAGGTCGAGGACCTGCGCGGCTTCGAGCGCGAGTACCGCACGCGCCTGAAGTCGTACCTCGAGTCCCAGCTGCGCCAGCTGGAGACCCAGGCCGACGACTCCCTGGCCCCGCCGCGCACCCCGGCCACCGCGTCGCTGCCGCCGTCCCCGGCGCCCTCCATGGCTCCGGCCGGCGCGAGCGCCCCGTCCTACGGCGGCAACCAGACGATGGGCGGCAACCCCGGTCCGTCCGCCCCGTCGTACGGCGGCCAGCAGCAGATGACCCCGGCCATGACCCAGCCCATGGCCCCGGTCCGCCCGCAGGGCCCGTCCCCGATGGGCCAGGCACCCTCGCCGATGCGCGGGTTCCTGATCGACGAGGACGACAACTGA